Proteins encoded within one genomic window of Streptomyces sp. NBC_01314:
- a CDS encoding MBL fold metallo-hydrolase → MSGSGSRSLSSVLRAAQPAAFGADPSGARLERIRRSPHFANGVFVNPEGANIRPSGGAAMEMAKSYFRKDERVRRAPEGLIPVHSTTLADLVRPPASGLRITWMGHSSVLAEIDGHRVLFDPVWGERCSPFPFAGPKRLHPVPVPLAALGPVDVVVISHDHYDHLDMPSIKELAGTDTVFAVPLGVGAHLEHWGVSADRIRELDWQESTKVGGLTLTATPARHFCGRGLRNTQHTLWASWAVAGDEHRIYHSGDTGYFGGFRDIGAEHGPFDITMIQVGAYSEFWPDIHMTPDEGLQAHLDLQGGEPSGVMMPIHWATFNLAMHAWAEPGERMMWATHGAGVTMAAPRPGEPFEPQSTPPVNPWWRAVSQQPVGGWSAWPLVGERLDLVAES, encoded by the coding sequence GTGTCCGGTTCCGGATCCCGTTCTCTCAGCTCGGTGCTGCGCGCAGCGCAGCCCGCCGCCTTCGGCGCGGACCCGAGTGGTGCCCGGCTGGAGCGGATCCGTAGATCCCCGCACTTCGCGAACGGGGTCTTCGTGAACCCCGAGGGTGCCAATATCCGTCCCTCCGGCGGTGCCGCCATGGAGATGGCGAAGAGCTACTTCCGCAAGGACGAGAGGGTGCGGCGCGCTCCGGAGGGTCTGATCCCCGTGCACTCCACGACCCTCGCCGACCTGGTGAGACCCCCGGCGAGCGGACTGCGGATCACATGGATGGGCCATTCCAGTGTGCTCGCCGAGATCGACGGGCACCGGGTGCTCTTCGACCCCGTCTGGGGCGAGCGCTGTTCCCCGTTCCCCTTCGCCGGGCCCAAGCGGCTGCACCCCGTGCCGGTCCCGCTGGCCGCGCTCGGCCCGGTCGACGTCGTCGTCATCTCGCACGACCACTACGACCACCTGGACATGCCCTCGATCAAGGAGCTGGCCGGTACGGACACGGTCTTCGCCGTGCCGCTCGGCGTCGGCGCGCATCTGGAGCACTGGGGCGTCTCCGCGGACCGCATCCGTGAGCTGGACTGGCAGGAGTCGACGAAGGTCGGCGGCCTCACCCTGACCGCCACCCCCGCCCGGCACTTCTGCGGCCGGGGTCTGCGCAACACCCAGCACACGCTGTGGGCCTCCTGGGCCGTCGCCGGTGACGAGCACCGGATCTACCACAGCGGTGACACCGGCTACTTCGGGGGTTTCAGGGACATCGGCGCCGAGCACGGCCCGTTCGACATCACCATGATCCAGGTCGGCGCCTATTCGGAGTTCTGGCCCGACATCCACATGACTCCCGACGAGGGACTGCAGGCCCACCTCGACCTGCAGGGCGGCGAGCCCAGCGGCGTGATGATGCCGATCCACTGGGCGACGTTCAACCTGGCGATGCACGCCTGGGCCGAGCCGGGCGAGCGCATGATGTGGGCCACGCACGGGGCGGGGGTCACGATGGCCGCGCCGCGGCCGGGGGAGCCGTTCGAGCCGCAGAGCACACCGCCGGTGAACCCGTGGTGGCGCGCCGTGTCCCAGCAGCCGGTCGGCGGCTGGTCCGCCTGGCCACTCGTGGGGGAGCGGCTGGACCTGGTGGCGGAGAGCTGA